DNA from Telopea speciosissima isolate NSW1024214 ecotype Mountain lineage unplaced genomic scaffold, Tspe_v1 Tspe_v1.0827, whole genome shotgun sequence:
TAAATTATTATATCTCCATTTCCCATTTTGATTCTGAAATAGTTGAATATTTTTAAGTCGTGTTTCCATTTTTGTTTGGCTTCATTTGTATCCATTCATTGTGAACGTTTGATTTGCATATGCAACGATGGATCCCTATAATGATTTgccatgctccaacttgaggaaATCTGATGGAATGGAGAGGCTCTGTCTCTACAACATGCAATTTAGGTCCAATTCAGgatcaatcagggtcaatccgGTACAACACTACCCAaatagggtcaatcagggctgggttgggctagggtaAACTTTGGTAGGGTTGGACTTGGATCAAGGGTTTGTTAGGCccagggatgtaaatggataaccgaaatccgaatccgaattcgcatccgtattcgtttaggggcatccgtattcgtttagagatatccggaaaataatccgaatactccgattaaaatccgtccgaaaaaaaatccgaatacttaataataaaaaattaaataaataatgatttttagggtttttgaagattaaacaagttctagaatatgatgaaaaaagaatccatgatctaagagatatggattgagagagaattgtatccgctaggggaggaaggtccgggttacacaaggcagatatataaacggatggtcgaaaatccgaatccgatccgcatccgaatccgcttagaggtatccgtattcggccagggaatatccgactccgatcacatccgatccgtatccgatccgaatccgatccgtttacatccctagttagGCCCTAGCaaggctgggctgggcttgggccgACTTTAAGACCCCTAAGGTTGGGCTAAGGTTTTAGCGTGCCCGGCTGTTGACACCTCTATTGGACCCCATGGGTCTCCCCTCGGCCTTCAATGTTTTTCTCCCTACTCCtaacttcaatttttttttcctgtcaaAGTCTTTCCTAGTCTGACAAAACTAAAGAATATCTCTAGATTGACATCATATTTTGCCATGTAGAAGAATAATATgacaaacctttttttttttttttgagtgaatTAATATGACCTTGATCATAAGAATACCTAAAAACACAGGTTTAGGAATTAATAAGTAGATACTGATACCAGCTCGATGGTACAAAAACCAGTAAAATAAAATGGTATCCAAATTGGGGGGAAATCATTCGATCCGGCCTCATACAGCTGATccgtattggtatcgatatcggGTCTGCAATGATCAATATCGGTTTCAATACCGTGAACTAAATCCTTGCCTAGAAAGCAATGAAGATTGGTCACATAACAATTTAGACTTAGATTTAATATATACCTTTCCATGTATTGACATATTCCCTTATATTTTAGTAGTCCATGTTTTTTTGGTTGAACAGTagtccatttctttataaaaggttttcattcatttttaaaactttttcttACTACTTGACATGTGACCAAGAGACCTTTACATCCATCTGTTCACAAAATTTCTGCTCTCACCTCTCTGGTAGATATTTATGTCAATCTAATGAGTTTGACTTACTAGGCCAgaaaaattgtttttattttatttttataattttttaattaatttataaaaaaaggAAGGTTGCTAGGCTATGTGGTGCCTAAGTCCAGACACAagaagggtgaaatgaccaccccattCCTATGAAATGAAAATCTCACCTCTATTGGATGCCCCTACACGCACTCCCATTGATCCCTACGCTGATGTAGGGCCACGCAACGATCCCCCTCCCTCAATTTATATTTTGGTACAAGTCAATGATCCCACTCGATGAGATCAATAATCTACTTAGATCGTCCAGGAAGAGAATTAGCCAACCTTTAGAGCTTTAAAACACTATTTCTTGTGCATCTGCAAACTTAGCGAGATTTTCCGGTCGAGTTCAAGACCTCCCATTTCTTAAAAAATCACATTTCTATTTACCATgatgcaatatatatatatatatatatatatatatacacatatcTCTAAAATGtatccaatattcctcatgcaaCCCTAAGATTCTGACAATTTCACAcacaccccttgaaaattctacTTACATCTCCTATTTTtcaacctaaagccatttaagtccacgcCGTCAATTTCAAACGTTATTAGacgttaataaaaaaaattgttgattAAACTACTCTTTCTTCTAACCACAACGTAAtttgaaaagatatttttgccCAAcccccatcttccccaaatcatcttcttcttttacaatcAAACCCTAGAATTATCCAATCATCCACAGTAACAATGCTTATTAGAAagagcatcatcatcatcaagtaaaaaaaatggaacaggAACTCTAAAATCCCTTCTCCATTCTAAAATTTGAtgttaaatctagggttttaaaagtcATTGAGCTCCACAAACGGTGAGTGGAGGAGGGTCTGAACAGAATTTGAACACCTCAATCGTCGGGGATCGGGGTTCCACCTCTTTTTGGGATATTGTCTCCATAGAAGTGCTCCTTAAACTTGCTGTCCTCATCGAAATAGTCCTTCAAAAAAATCTCTACTGTGCCAGAATGCCAAACATCCACAAAGACGATAAATTGATTTCTTGTCCAGAGGCTGCAACAAGTAAGGTGTGCCCAATTCCTTCGCCACCTTCTCACTTCTTGTCATGATCAAAATCCGGCTTCCCTTGAGTCCAGTTTGAAGGGTTTCTATCCATAGCAACACCCTGTTCACATTCTCAACCCACACATCGtctaaaacaaggaaaaaaaaaaatttcctatcACAAATTCTTGTAGAAGCCGTGAGAGATCAGAGCCATCAAATGATGTGAAGTTTGCAGATTCTAAAATTAACTTAGAAACCCTTTCCACATCAAAATCAGCAACTTCACAATCACCCACAGGAACCCACATTCTGATATCAAAATGCTCCCTCACCTTCTAGAGCACAGAAGAGATTTAAAAACTCGATTAGACTTCCCACCGTCTTTTACAGCTTTGGGAGATTCACATTACGTTCCACGATGCCGGTGGAGTGACGCCGACAGTGAGGTCTGCTATGGAGCCGTGGGTGAGAGCTGGGAGGGCGATGGTTCAGGATATTAGAGGTCAGACGGAGTTTTGAGGaagatttggagaagaagaagatgatgatttgagGGAGCtgagggcattttgatcttTCCTCCAATCTACTTATAAGGGTATTGTGGTAATTATATCCTAACAAGGGTATTATTGTACATTACATTTTTCAAATTCTGTTAACATTTAACCGCCTGAAATTAACGGCGTCGACTTAAATGGTTTTAggttaaaaaataagaaatatacGTGTAATTTTCAAAGGATGTgtataaaattatcaaaacctTAGAGATGCATGAGAAATATTGGGTACATTTTAAGAAGTATATGTatttaaccccaaaaaaaacaaccaGAGAAGTCTAGTtatagaattaaatttacattTCAAATTTCTCAAATTTAACATGTGGTTAATCCAGATCATCTCCCCTTTATCTAACAATAAACAACTCGCATGTTTCCCATAAACGAAGTATGAAAATGTTAAGTCACAGATGTGACAATGTGACATCACACGACCAATTAACTGtccaaataaatatatatatattttttcccaCCCACAATTCCACAACCTCATTTTATGTTTTGTCGATGCCAAGTACCCTCTATAATATGTTTGCATTGGAAATCCTCATAAGTTCTATGATCTTAGCAAAATCCATGAGATACAATGAAAGTTCAGTATTCAAAATCTACCCACGGCAGATGATGAAATAAAGGGGTTATTCCTAAAAAACTTTTATGCAAAAtaaatgggaagtagttttctgtccgagagtgtagCTCACGCCAAAACTCTCATGTAtctttcctcctcaaaacaagagagTATAGGTTTCTTTtcatatgaagaggagagaaagacagagagagatagactcatgggagtgctgacataAATCACACTCCTggataaagtttttttttcctaaattaaTCTTACAATCATGTTAATCTTAAGCACTGTCATTATCTTGCATGCTCTTCAAATACACATGAGTGCCATCATCTTGTGGATTTAATTTCAGGAAAcgatttcaatttgattttgacacccttagtccaTACTCCATAACACAAGGATcgcctactttttttttttcttttttttcattaggGGATGGGAGAGAGAGTTTGAAGGAGAGCACGAGCAAAATaccaaaatataatataaataaaaaattttggtaCGAAAATATAATTTAGTCATTAAATATTTGAATTACAAAAGATACTAATGCGGCCCTTCCAAATATACAGATATCATCTCAAAATTTGGGTGCGCATTCTTCACCCACATCCATATCTTATATCTTATAATTTTgtacaataaaaaaatacaattaaaGCACATGAATGCCGCGACTCCTGCAAAACCAACTCATTTCCTCAACCCCTTCCAGAGAAGATCTTTTCAATTAAAgaacaaggttgggttgggacTTGGGGATTGTCATAACtgctcttttttctatttttcaatcCTCTCTTGCTTCTTATACAGCATTGAACTGCCTTTCTAGCTGCAACCCACAGGGATGTAGATAGTTTTAACTTCAGGACATCGACTAGCCATGAAATAGGATGAATCAACGGTTCTCAACTCCGAAAACCAAAATAGGTTGGGAGTGTCACGACGGCTCTCCGTGCTCTTTCCCAATCCTCACATCCTGCTTGTTCAGAGCATTCAATTGCCTTTCTAGCTGCAAACCACAGGGTTTTATGTAACTTCATATCAACTACGATGACTCATGTTACTTACAACAATAATatgaattaagaaaaataatagagaacATTCTTACAAGACAagatcagaaaaagaaaagttggaacAAACAGACGAGGCAAACATAACACAATATGCTAAATGTTACATCATGTTTGCCGCTTCAAATGGTTACTAGAGTGGGAGCTAGCAGCTCCCTGAAGGACGGTATATTCTTAGTTCTTCAGGAACCAGGGTTTCTGGGAATACCAAAAAAAAGCGTAACAGATGAGACTGGCTGAGTAACAGAAAGAAGCACACCTGAGCATTTATCATCTTCAGTCTCTGCAACTCTTCAACAAGCCTGTCAATACTGACATTGAAGAATAACTTCAGTAAAGATGTGAAAACCTAATAACAGTAAGCAATCTAGTAAATAAGACGAAGGACTAACTTCACACCTTTGCTGCAGATGAATCACTTGAGCTtgtagttctttttccctagCAGAAGCAGGAGATATCTGCATGACAGTACATTAATATTAACTGTGGTCAGCTGTTTGTAGGAAAACTAGACCAATTCAGAGGCTACCCTATCAATCCACTGGTTCAGATTGGTCATATCAATCATTCACTTAACTCAGTCAGGCAGGCCAGCCTTCCAGGCCCTATCTGTTTAAAATTGGCAACATGTGTCTTCCTCATGGATTTGCCATTTGGCAAGTCAGTAGGACTGGTCCAGAAAACCTTTTGCAATAAAATTGTGAGCACAAAACAATATGCAGCCCAGAGGTCAAGCAGTCGGTCGTCTTAGTTTCTAACAAATCACATCAAGTCTCCTTAAGCCCATACATATTTCGCTTATAAAATACATAATGACTTGGATCAGCCAGGGCTTATCCATGGTACAGCAGTCGATGACCTTGACATCTTAGTTTCAATGAGTTTATAATTTTGTCTCCTTTAGCCCATAAACCACAATCCTTTAATAGATACATAAATAACTCGGATGAATCAGCCTTGATTTGTGGCTACATGATTTCAACAGGTTCAACCATCTGGCACGGGCCCGGCCAGTCTTGTATCAACCATTAGTGGAAACCAAATTGCTGACTTGTGGCCACAACCTGATCTACCATTTCAGTATAAAAAATTGTACATCATACTACCATATAGGGCAGAGTCAGCAGACAAACTTAACAGGTACTAAAATATGCCATTTCAGTTTTTTCTTAGGTGAACACTTTGTTAAGTAATGAAAGGAGCATAATATTACAATCctaatgttgttgttgttgctcttACATAACAGCTCAAGCTTTTGGATAAgtggttgtaacatggtatcagagccaggaggTCAGGTGTTCAATCACTGGTAAGTGCAGGGTTTGTGCTATGTGTTGTAGTGCCCCTATGCTTTATGCCCCTTGGTGCCATGATGGCGCCAACATGTCATTGTGTCACATGCAGAGCCGTATGTGTGTGTGGGCCTGCACATGCCCCCTGGGGGTGTTGTTGTGTATCAATATACATTGTTGTTTcccttacttaacagctcgAGTTTTTGGGATAACGGTTTTGACACCTAAAAAGAAGATAAACTCAAATAATACAAAACTGTGAAAAGCAATATTCTGAAAAAAAAGCGGGCTCATTTATCTAAGCTCATTTAAAAACACATTTTGCAAATAGCAGAAGCATCTATCATGTTGATGAGGTAAGCTAGgttgaaacaaacaaaaaccagCAAAACCTACAGAAACCAAAATCGCAGTGAACTAGAAAACTATGAATATGGCATTAAGTCAGAAACTATACGCGACAAGAACTTGAAAACCACAAATCTGATGGGGCTGAACTAAAATATGTTAGAGATCCTAATGGGGTGAGTATGTGgttaaaatatcaaaacaagATGATGGTTTGATTAGGAGATACGAACACGTACAGAAAATAGAAACGaagaaaaactagaaaataagTAACCACTCTATTGTGTGGGTTACTTGGCTGCCAAGAAATTTAGGAACTTTTAGAAAGAAAATCCTTTGCTACCACGAAAATTATAAATTTACTAAGGGAAAAAGATGGCTACACTGCCCTTGTACAGATTCTTTATACCCTCCTCACACAATAAACAGTGGGACCTACActgacatctctctctctcctattctggCCATGAACAAATAGTAACTAGGAAAGATTGTAGTAACTCCATATGTGGCAGGCTGGCAGCAACATGGGCCCACATAATCAGCCAAAATAGAAATTCCAAAGGCTGCTGGTCGATGGCTGCATATGTGCTCTTGATGGGCTTAAGTCATGGCCTATCATGGGCTGGTTATAACTTAAGTTATTGGGCCTGAATGGGCTGGCCTTTTTGGTTCTTTCTTATCCTATGCTGGCCTTGTACTTCATCACATGTCGTAGTGTATTCAATTATAAATGGATTCTTAAGCAAGAAAAGCAATGTATACCTGTAGGAGTTCAGTACTGCCGACGTCAGCAGACTCTGCTTGATGGCCTGTGTAGAGCATTACAAGAATACAAAGACATACAACAATCAAGATGAAGACATATGGGAATGGTTTGAAGAAATGCAAAGAAAAGAATTACCAGATGATTGTTCCACATATTTAATCATTTTAATTAGTAGATCCTGTAAACATCAACCAGAAACCACAATAAACAACTGCAGGAACGAAGTGAATAAAGAGATAGAAGAGTTCGCTAATGCACACCTTCTGCTTAGCATTCTGCAGCAACATATATTGCAACGATGGAAGAACTGAAGCGGCTGAAACAGTAGGTGTCGCCGGACTGCTTGAAACCCCAGAGACTGGGTTAACCAAGCAGTTTGTACAAGCACTCTGAATGAAAAACAAAAGTGCATATGGTTACTAAGGAATTGTCTAGAAGGTAATATTCATCATGATGAATCTGCCCCATCTTCTGGGAGATCTAGTGCAACCCAAATATAACTTGTTAAACATTATAGATTAGGGGGTTTTATGTAATGCATGTATTATTGGCTGGGTCTAGTTGTGATGGGTTTAGTTGTAATTGTGTAAAGACTATTTCAGTCCTTTCTTGTAAATTTCTATTTATTAAGCTATAAGTAGGTGGACCTAGGCTCACGGTAGGCCATTCTGAATCCTACCGTGAATACTTTCTCTTCCTTCCATCGTGTTCTCTCCCTTCACTCTTCCTCTTTTAGCTTTGTAGGTACTGGTTTCCTGGTTTTCATATCATTAGATGGTATCAAAGCCTCGGTAATCAACTACCCTAATCTCTGCTTTGAAAGCCTTTAGGGCTTTCTCTTTGTGGTTTGCAGCAACCTATGTTGCCATATCTATTCAATGAAACCCTAGCTGATAATGACATGAAGAAAAACTAGTGTTTCTTCTATAAATGTTGTTGGTCAGCTTTTCTATTGCACGGATCACTGTGGAAGATGAATCcacatcaaaatcatcaacCACGTGAAGCATATTACCTACGACAGTGATCTCTTAGATTTCCTCTTCACATGGTATAGATTTTTTGAAGGCTTTTGCTGtctgcataccctagcggaacccctttttttagggtttttggacaGGTCAATTTTCCCTATAACAGGTAATCTGTCCGTTGGATTTTGATGAGGTTTTAGGGCTGTCAAGGACCATCTACAAGGTCCACCCAAGATTTTCTGTCCATCTGACACCTTGATCTATTGAAATTTCCCCAAATCTGATTTGGATCTTTGGTTCTTATTCAGCCGTCGAATCATTGTGATATTGTGGGGTTTGCATCTATTATTGGGATACTATATCTGACCAGAATTGAGACCCATCAAAAAAGTAGAATTTGACTTCTGTTGGACTGCTATTTCTGGCCAGAGTTGGTTCTTTATTGGTTGTATTGCTCCTGGTCAGACTTCTTGATATATTCATCTACTATTGAGCTGCTGTATTTGCCCTATATCATGGGTTTTTATTGGTGATTTGTTGTTGTTTATCTCTTCATATATACAATGAGTGATTCAAAACCTCTAGTGGACTTTGTAAACGTCCAAATTACATCTTTCAAGTTTTGTGGTGCCTCCAATTATTTACTTTGGGCACAAGCGGTAAAGGTACGTCAATATCGAGCGCAAGATGGACTATCTGATTCATTACCCACCACCGCCAGACTCTAAGGAGTACAAAGAATAGATGAGTAAAAATGACAATCTCCTTGTATGGCTCTGGAATAGCATGGAGCCTTCTGTTGCAGCGAATGTTATGTTCCACACCACTGCTAAAGGTGTCTGGAACGATCTCAAAGAAAGGTTTTCTTTAGATAAAAATATGTCTCGAGTGCACAATGTCTATGAAaagtttttctctttcaaacAGAATGGTAATCAATGGAAGATTATTATAGTGAACTCAAGGGCATGTAGGAGGAGCTTAATGTACATTGGCCTTTTGTCTACTGACCTCGATGTTTTAAAATCTTAGCATGCACAGATTCCTGTGGCTAAATTTTATCGGGATTAGATACTGAATTGCATACAATCAAAAGTAAGATCCTTGCAAGCAAGAAGATACCTTCTATGAATGAAACATTTTGTCGGATTCAATGCATTGTCTCCCTCCTCACCAAATCTGAACCGCCCTCTTCTAAGGATAATTCAGCCTTTGTTTCAAATAGTGGTGTTCATGGTCGCAATGCTGGATTTCCAGGCAGAGGTCAAAGTTCAGGGGGAGGTCAAGATCGTGGTAGTGGTAGAGGCAAAGGACAGCAACTGGACCAAGTGTACGTCAGTGTACTTACTGTGAAAAAATTAATCATACTATTGATACTTGTTGGGCAAAGCATGGTAAACCCGAGTGGGCTCGCTCAGCAGTTGTCCGCTAATACTATTACATCTAAAGGGAGTTCTACAACGTTGTCATCTTTCTACACCAATCTTGCTACTAAATCTGGAGGTAGTCAATTTGTCTCTCCATTACGAGATGATCTAAAGCACTTCAACAACTTGAGAGATCTGCACCTACATCCACTGCTACAATTGCTCACCCAGGTACTGGTGCATTTCttgtttcctctttttctaCATTGTGGGTCATTCACTCTGGTAGTCAGTTTGTCTCTCTATTACAAGATGATCTAAAGCAATTACTTAAAATATTCAAcaacttaaaacttaaaagatcTGCACCTACATCCACTGCTACAATTGCTCACTCAGGTACTAGTGCATTTCttgtttcatatttttttatattatgggTCATTGACCCTAATGCCACCTCCTATATGACTTTCTACACTATGGATCATTGACTCTAATGCCACCtcccatatgactggtaagtcccatgtattctcttcttttcaaaaGATCAGTCACCCTTCTAGAGTCATACTTGCTGATGGTTCCTCTACTCTGGTACCTGCATCTGGTTGTGTTTCACTTTCTACATTGTGGGTCATTCACTCTAATGCCACCTCCCATATGACTGATAAGTCCCATGTATTCTCAAAAGACCAGTCACCCTTCTAGAGTCATACTTGTTGATGGTTCCTCTACTGGTAAGTCTCATGTATTCTCAAAAGACCAATCACCCTTTTAGagtcatactctctctctctctctctctatgccTCGTTCCCTTCTCATGATGCTTCTCAgagttcttctttgttttcttaagTTCATGCTGAttccaaggtactaaaactcgggtctcggtaccaactcgactcttggaaaaactgagacgagtcgagatctcgccgagttggtgcattttttttttttcaactcgaagcctcaactttgggtcaacccgagatccgagatcttgccgagacaTGTCGAGTTTTATCCAATTAgctaaggtatttaagtggtaggtgggttaaaataatgggtcaaaaccgagatccaacagagatccgagatctcggtgagatctcgccgagatattgcacttttgagactcgtaggcagtcttgtctcggcttttccaaaaaccgagaaactcggggagatctcgcgagttctcgaactatggctGATTCAGAAAGCATCATTGTACCTTGTTCCCTTCTCGTGATGCTTCTCGGAGTTCTTTGTTTTTAAGCagttttataataaaataaagacaaGTTTGGGTGTCGATCGAAGTTTTTCACTTTGATAATACTTTCGAGGATGCCCAACgtgaaaaatatgatttttgttCTGATCAAGGAATGATAAATCAAACCAGTTATACTTGTACTCTCCAAGATAATGttgttgctgagaggaaaaaccaaCATTTGTTGGGAGTTACTCGCTCTttaatgtttcatatgcatgttccgAAGTTTTACTTGAATGATGTTGTTCTAActgctttttatttgataaatcgTATGCCATCAATTGTTCTTGAAAACCATTCCCCTATCATCTCTGTTTGGATTACCACCACTGGTATTTATATGTACATGTTTTGTTCACATTCTTCATTCTGATCTTCACAAATTGTCTGCACGTGCTACCAAGTGTATGTTCCTTGGTTATGCTCACACTCAAAAAGGTTATCGATGTTATGAtcctattttccttgttctgGTTGGGATAAGGTACGTGTTGCCGATGGATCTATGTCTTCTATCTCTGGTAaagattttgtttcttattcccccacaatttctctcttctgttcttcatgtccctaaatTATGTTCtaatttactttctatttttcatttgaCAGTGGAGTTAAACTGCTCCGTTCACTTCTTTTCCACCCATTGTTTATTTTAGAATCTGGTGGCGGGTGCAACGATTGGGTATGATCGGGTCCGTGGTGGGCTTTATTAATTAGAATCTCCACCAGCCTTGACTTGACTTCCCCTGCTTCAGCTCATACTCTTCACTCTGACAGCGCTC
Protein-coding regions in this window:
- the LOC122648340 gene encoding uncharacterized protein LOC122648340 isoform X2, giving the protein MLLQNAKQKDLLIKMIKYVEQSSGHQAESADVGSTELLQISPASAREKELQAQVIHLQQSIDRLVEELQRLKMINAQLERQFNAV
- the LOC122648340 gene encoding uncharacterized protein LOC122648340 isoform X1 — encoded protein: MLLQNAKQKDLLIKMIKYVEQSSGHQAESADVGSTELLQISPASAREKELQAQVIHLQQSIDRLVEELQRLKMINAQLERQLNALNKQDVRIGKEHGEPS